The window TTCCAAAACCAAACAACCAAACTTTGATGCTTCCCTGCTGTAGATTTTGCAGCGATACCGGATTGCTGTCCTTGATCTCCGCCTCATCATTGTAAAGGTTGGTCAGGAAGTCACAATATTGTTCCGGCAGCAGCTTGCTTCTTCTCCAGTACTGAATTTCTCTTATAATAATTTCACGTTTTTCCAGATTCAACGGCTTATCCCTCATTTCACCCTTGCGCTAGATGCTTTCTCAAGCTAAAAGAACCTCCTGCCACTATGCAGCAGAAGGTCCGGTTATCGAATCTATTCGAGGAAATCCTTAAGCCGTTTGCTGCGGCTCGGGTGACGCAGCTTGCGCAGCGCCTTGGCTTCGATCTGACGAATCCGCTCACGCGTAACACCGAATACTTTGCCGACTTCCTCAAGCGTTCTTGTCCGTCCGTCATCCAGACCGAAACGGAGTCTAAGCACGTTCTCTTCACGCTCAGTGAGCGTGTCCAGCACATCCTCCAGCTGTTCCTTCAGCAGTTCATAAGCAGCGGCGTCCGCAGGCGCCAGCGCCTCCTGATCCTCGATGAAATCGCCGAGATGCGAATCATCCTCTTCCCCGATAGGGGTTTCCAGCGATACCGGTTCCTGAGCAATCTTCATGATTTCTCTAACCTTCTCAACTGTCAGCTCCATTTCTGCAGCAATTTCCTCCGGCGAAGGCTCACGTCCCAGTTCCTGCAGCAGCTGGCGGGAGACACGGATCAATTTGTTGATCGTTTCCACCATATGCACAGGAATACGGATCGTACGCGCCTGGTCAGCGATAGCCCGGGTGATCGCCTGGCGAATCCACCATGTAGCATAGGTACTGAATTTGAATCCTTTGTTGTGGTCAAACTTCTCCACTGCTTTGATCAGACCCATATTGCCTTCCTGAATCAAATCCAGGAACAGCATGCCGCGTCCGACATAACGTTTGGCGATACTTACTACGAGACGCAGGTTGGCTTCGGCCAGACGGCGTTTGGCTTCCTCGTCACCATTTTTGATCCGCATAGCCAGCTCAACTTCATCATCAGCCGAGAGCAGTGGCACACGTCCGATTTCCTTCAAATACATCCGGACTGGATCGTTAATTTTGATTCCCGGCGGCAAGGACAAATCGTCATCGAAGCTGAAATCATCACTATCGCTGTTCTCATTGTCCTCACTCTGCCGAAGCGGATTGGAGCCTTCTTCATCATTCTCATTGACAACCTCAATCCCGAGGTCGCTGAGCTGCTCGTAGAATTCCTCCATCTGCTCGGGGTCTTGATCAAACGGCGACAATTTCTCCATAATATCTTTGTAATTCAATGATGATCTTTTCTTGCCGTGTTCAATAAGCTGGTCCTTAACCTGATCCAGAGTAAATTCTGCTTCCAGTTCAGTATGCTGATCGTTCGCCATAATTCGACTCCCTCCTCCCTAGGTACATCCTGTCAAATTCTCACTGTCTCTCTAGGGTTATAATCTCACTTGCTATTTGTGCCGCACGTAAAAAGTCACCGGATTTCTCCGCTTGAATCATCTCTTCACGCTTTTGCTCCATCTTGCGCTGTGTAGGATATTTCTTCACTTCACGGATGCAGTCATCCAGAACCTGCGTATTCCAGTCTGGAGGTGTGTCCATCATGGATATTGCTGTAGCAGTCTTCTCCAGACGGTCATCCTGAAGCGATGATAGAAACCGGCTGATGCCGGGTGGTTTGCCTTGCGCGTAATAGGCATATAGATAAGCGGCAATTGCCGCATGATCATCGATGTTGAACTCTTCTCCGAGGCGTTCGCCTACATAAGCGGCAGCTTCCGGATCCTGAATCATAAAAGACAGCAGGCGCCGTTCTGCAGCATGATAAGCGGGCAGCAAAGTTGGTGTCTGCACTTGCCCTTTTTTATGCCTACCATTATTCCACCTTTTGTCGTTATTATCCCCTTCGGGCATGTTTTTTTGCATCGACGCGCGGAGTAAATTGCAGTCCTGTTTCAAGCTATCATATGACAGCTCGAGCTCGGAGGATATTTCCCGCAAATAAACTTCCCGCTCTGTGGAGGAGTGAAGCGTCGCAATAATCTGGAGCGCCTCCTTGACATAGGCTATTTTGCCGTCTTCCTCTAGGAGTATATGGTTTTTTTTCAGATATATAAGCTTAAATTTTATGGCTGAAACCGCCGAGTCAATCACCTGCTCCATGAACCTTTCCCCGCCGTGACGAGAGATAAACTCATCCGGGTCCAGTCCGCTTGGAAGCACGGCAACCTTAACCCTCAGTCCGCTATCCTCCAGCACCGGGATTGCCTTCAGCGCTGCAGCTTGTCCTGCCTTGTCACCGTCATAGGAGAGAATGATTTCATCTCCCAGACTTTTCAACAATGCCACATGGCTCTCCGTCAGCGACGTCCCCATTGTAGCTACACCGTTATGCACACCTGCTTCCCAGGCCGAAATGACATCGCCATATCCTTCGAAGAGGACGATTTGCCGCGTTTTGCGGATGGATGCTTTGGACTGGTGCAAATTGTACAGAATCCGGCTCTTGTTAAATATTCTGCTTTCCGGAGAGTTTAAATATTTTGGCTGACCGTCTCCGAGAATTCTTCCGGCAAAAGCAACTACCTTGCCCGTCCGGTTCGCAATCGGGAAAATGACCCGCCCGCGAAAACGGTCGATATAGCCCTTGCCTTCTCCTCTGGCAGACAGCAGCCCGCCTTTCTCCATCTCGGCGAGATCAAAATTCCGCTTCTCCAGGAATTGCAGCAGTGTATCCCAGCGGTCAGGAGCAAACCCAATCTGGAACTGGTCGATCATTTTGTCGCTGAAGTTTCGGGATCTTAAATAATTCATTGCGGCTGTGCCGTATTCCGTGTTCTTCAGCAGAAAATGATAAAACTTTGCTGACAATTCATAAGCCTGAATCAGCCGGTCCCGCTCGGGATCGGGTGGAGACAACGGCCCACCTTTGCCCTCGGGAATGGCAATGTCGCTTTCTTCCGCCATTATTCTGACTGCTTCCGGGAAGGATAATCCTTCGATTTCCATCCTGAACTTAATGGCATTACCGCCCATTCCGCAGCCAAAGCAATGAAATACACCCCGGTCAGGGGTCACGGTGAAGGAAGGGGATTTCTCCGAGTGGAACGGGCAGAGGCCCCATAAATATTTCCCCTGCTTAGTTAGATGGACGACCTTGCCGACGGTTTCGGCAATATCATGCCGAGCCAGCACGCTCTCGATAACTTCTTCCGGAATATTACCGTGTCCGCTTGCCACTTTTAGCCACCTTCATCTCTTAACAAATAAATATAATTCGCTATAGCTGCACATTCTCCTGCAAAAGTGTTAAAAGTTTTGTCAGTTTATGTTGAAAAAGATTTTTTTCTTCGGCCGTGATCGCTTTTGGTCCTTTGGAATAGTGCCCGCGCCGGCGTTCCACAGCCCTGGCATGCCTGCCTTCCAGCATAAAATCCATCTTGGAATCCTCATATTCCTGTCCGCGGTTCGAAAGCACCCTGCAGCGTTTGCCCAGCGCCAGCGCAGCTAGTCCATAATCCTGCGTGATGACGATATCTCCGGCAGAAATATGATTGGCGATGTACAGATCAGCACTGTCAGCTCCGCGGTCAACCTGCACCACTGCGACACCCTCTTCCGCCTGAAGCACATGGTCAAAAGACGAAACCATCAGGACAGGTACGCCGAAGGAACGGGCAACAGCAGCAATTTCTTTTTTGACCGGACAAGCATCCCCGTCGACCACGATTTTTCTTCCGCTGGGCTTTTCCATGATCATCACCAAATTCCCGTGTAATATATATACGCTTTACCCAAACCGAAATCCTTCTTTGATAAAGCATAAATACGGAACGAATGTCAACTTACGCATTGGCACCGTTCCGTATATTTATACCCCAAACCATCGATCTATACCATAAGTTACACAAAATCACAAATTTGCTGCGGCAGCAAAGCTCGAATTCAGCCGGAAACTACCAAACCAGCTTGCCGAAATCGGCAAACACTCTGGAGTCTGCATCTACAGCGGACAGGAGAGCAAGGCGGTTCGTGCGGATCTGTTCGTCTTCCGCCATAACCATTACGGAATCGAAGAATCCGGTAACGGCATCCTTCAAGCCGGAAAGAATACTCAGCGCTTCTGCGGCATTTCTGGATGCAAGTGCGTCCTGGTAAGGCGCGTGGATTCCCTGCCATGTCTCATATAGCTTCACTTCAGCTGCTTCTTTCAGCAGGGAAGGCTGGATAACGGAACCCTCTGCCGCTTTGGCCGCCAGATTGCTGACACGGGTCAGCGAGTCGACGGTGATTTTGAAATCGGCCTGAGTGTTTACAGCCTCTGTGAGTGCACGGCTTCGGTTAACAACATCAACGATGTCATCAAATCCCGCTGCAGTGACAGCCTCCACAACGTCGTAGCGGATATTATCATCGGATAAAAGGCGCTTCACGCGAAGGCCAAAGAACTCGTAAAGGGTTATACGCAGTTCAGGGGCAAAATGTTTCTCTGTGCGTAAATTTTCATGAACTTCCACGGCTGCAGCGAAAATTTCCTGCAAACTGACCGGCAGCTTATGCTCCAGTACGATCTGCACAATACCTGCCGCCTGGCGGCGCAGCGCGTAAGGGTCCTGAGAACCCGTCGGGATAATCCCGAGCGAGAAGCTTCCGACGATCGTATCGATTTTATCAGCGAGGCTGACGACTATACCCGCCTCAGTCGACGGCACACTGTCTCCGGCAAAACGCGGCTGATAGTGCTCGAAAATACCTTTGGCAACATTCTCCGCTTCTCCAGCTTTGCGGGCGTAGTCTTCACCCATCGTGCCTTGAAGTTCCGGGAATTCACCGACCATTTGAGTTACAAGGTCGAATTTGCAAATATCCGCGGTACGGCTGACTTCAGCTGCCGCACTTTGAGAGAGCTCCAGCTTAGCTGCGAGTTTATCGGCAATAGCGCGGATTCTACGCACTTTGTCGCCGACACTGCCCAGTTCAACTTGATACACAATGGTTTCCAGCTTAGCCAGGGCATCGCTGATTTGCAGCTTCTGATCTTCTTCATAGAAGAATTTCGCATCCGATAAACGGGCGCGCAGCACCTTTTCATTTCCTTTGGCAATAACATCAAGCGACTCCGCATTACCATTCCGGACAGTAACGAAGAACGGCAGGAGCTTGCCCGCAGCATCAAATACCGGGAAATAACGCTGATGCTCACGCATCGAGGTAATCAGTACCTCCTGAGGAATGTTCAGGAAGGAAGGATCAAAGGTACCGAACAGTACCGTCGGAGTTTCCACCAGGAACAGCACTTCTTCCAGCAGATCTTCCTTGATTGCGATGGTCCATTCTTTTTCTGCTGCCAGCTTATTGATCTGATCCAGAATCAGCGTTTCGCGCTCCTTCACATCAACCAGCACATGCTGCGCCCGCATGGTTTCAACATAAGCTGCAGGTTCTGTAATGACTGTCTCTGCACCGAGAAAACGGTGGCCGCGGCTCACGTTGCCTGCTTGTACACCGGTAATCTCGAGATTGATAATGTCTTGGCCGAACAATGCAACGAGCCAGCGGATCGGACGGACGAATTTGAAATCATAAGCGCCCCAGCGCATATTTTTCGGGAAGCTCATCGAGCTGACGATACCTGTAAGTCCCTCGGCAAGCAAAGAGGAGGTCTCTACACCATCGCTGTTTTTGGTGGCATAGATATACTCCACGCCAGCCAGTTCCTTAAAGGTGAATTGGTCCGGTGATACCCCCTGGCTACGGGCAAAACCAAGTGCGGCCTTGCTCCATTCGCCGCTTGCATCCAGTGCAATTTTGCGTGACGGGCCCTTCACTTCTTCACTGATATCCGCCTGTTTCTCAGCTGCGTCTTTCACCAGTACAGCGAGTCTCCGCGGGGTGGCATAGGCTGTTACTCCGCTGTGCTCAATGCGCGAAGCTTCCAGCCATTTACCTGTTTTGTCCTGAAGCTGCTCCATCGCTGCCCGGATAAAGCGCGCAGGAATTTCCTCCAGACCAATTTCGAACAAGATATCTTTAGACATGCTCAGCACCTTCTTTCTTCAGCAGCGGGAAGCCCAGCTTCTCGCGTTCCTCCAGATATGTCGCCGCAACGGTACGGGCCAGATTCCGCACTCTTGTAATGAAGCCTGTACGTTCAGTGACACTAATGGCCCCGCGCGCATCCAAAAGGTTGAAGGTATGCGAGCATTTCAGCACATAGTCATAGGCCGGGAATACCAGATGGTTCTCCATGGCTCTGCGGGCTTCTTGTTCATAGGTGTTGAACAGGGTGAACAGCATCTGGACATCAGATACTTCAAAGGTATAGGTGGAATGCTCCACCTCCGGCTGATGGAATACGTCGCCGTAGGTCATTCCGTCTACCCACTCGAGATCGAATACATTTTCCTTCTCCTGAATATAAGAAGCCAGACGCTCCATACCGTAAGTGATTTCTACGGCCACCGGACTGGTCTCAATTCCGCCCACCTGCTGGAAATACGTAAACTGTGTAATTTCCATACCGTCCAGCCATACTTCCCAGCCTAGGCCTGCACAGCCCAGCGACGGGTTCTCCCAGTTATCTTCAACAAAGCGGATATCATGCAGCAATGGATCTACACCCAGCGCTTTCAGACTTTCCAGGTACAGCTCCTGGATGTTGTCTGGTGAAGGCTTGATGATTACCTGGAACTGGTGATGCTGGTACAACCGGTTCGGGTTCTCTCCATAACGTCCGTCCGACGGGCGTCGGGAAGGCTCAACATAAGCTACTTTCCACGGCTCGGGTCCAAGCGAACGCAAAAACGTCATAGGGTTCATCGTGCCCGCCCCTTTTTCCGTATCGTACGGCTGGACGAGGATACAGTTCTGTTCTGCCCAGAACTGCTGCAGCGTCAAAATCATCTGCTGAAAGTTCATACTACCGACTCCTTCGCTTTACAAGTTTGGTGGCAGTCTCTGCCATGAAGCTTCTTACTGTGCCGCGATGGAGGCGGCGCTATTATAGACCTGCAGCGTAGGCCCGAAGGTCCGCCACAAGACAAAAAAGCTCCCGCCCCCATGCCTGATTTCCAGACATAGGGACGAGAGCTTAACATATACTCCCGCGGTTCCACCCTACTTGATTACGCACCGCGTCCCCGGCCATTTCGGTCCAGTAATACGCAAGTTGACGAAATCCACTTTTCATACTGCCGTTTCCGTACTCCCGGGTGCCCTGTTCATGAACATTGTCCTGCCAGGCTTCCACTATCCCCGGCTCGCTTAAGCGACAACTGGCGTCCACTACTTTCCCGATCACTGCACGTCTCCAAGACTTCAGAGTGACATCGGCTGTAAATTAAAAAGAAACTGATCCTATAGTAACGGAATTTTAAGGATTCGTCAAATGTTGTATTTATCGAGCTGATCAAGGAAACCTTGCGACTTCAATTTCAGCCCGAGCTGCATATCCATAAACGCGCGCATTACATTTTTAAGTTCACTACGGGTTGCTTCCTTCACATCCACATTGCCGAGGCGTGTCAGATCAAGTGCTGCAAACAGGCGCAGCAGCTTAAGCGCACGGAGAGAAATCTCCATCGCCGGCGGGTCATTGTGTCTGCAGCTGCGGCATAATACCCCGCCGAGGCGGGGGCTAACGCGCAGTTCTTCATCCGGCTTATCCAGCCCGCAGGCAATACAATGATCGAGTTCCGGCCCGTATCCCGCAGCCTGCAGTATTTTCATCTCAAATACATTAAGAATGACACCGGGTTCCTTATCTTCTTCAAGCGCATTCAAACACGCCGACAGCTGCCGGAACCAGAAGCTGCCGGTTTCCTCCTCATGCAGCACACGGTCAAGCAGTTCGCATGCATATGAAGCATAGGCTGCTTTGATCAAATCTGTCCGCAGCGAATGATGGGACTGTGTTATTTCTCCTGCATTCAGGGTCCCTAACCCCCCATTGTTGCGGAAAAATACAAATTCCCCAACCGTGAACAGCTGGATTAGCGCAGCATGGCGGCTTTTGACCTTCTTGGCACCGCGTACGAGAACGCCTACTTTACCGGCGTTCTCGGTGCAAAGCGTAATAATGGCGTTCCCTTCACCGTAGTCCATGCTGCGGATGACGATCCCTTCCACCCTGTGTAGCATGCCTCTTCCCCCAACCATTCGGCAAGCAACCAGTCCTTATTGCGCTTCTTCATCAAGGGCCTTCTCTTCCTCCGCGAGCAGCGGTCCGCCTTCTTCAAGCGGATCTCCGGCTTCTCTATACAGCAGATAAGCATCGACATCTCCAGTCTTTGCAAAATACTTCCACGAAAAGTCTCGCATTCGTATTCATCCTTTCTTCGGAAACACGATGTCTCTTCAGAAATAGGATGTGCGCTGAGCTGAGGTTTATCCTTGCAATTCCTGCCAAGCAGAAACGGCCTGCCGTCCTGCTGGGCAGGCGGGGCCGTTTCAAGAAGCTGCGGAGCTTAAGTATTAAAGGTCTTTATGGAAGCCCAAATCGCGCAGTACGCGTTCCTGATTGCGCCAGTCTTTTTTCACTTTTACCCATAGCTCTAAGAAAATCTTCGAACCCAGCAGGTTCTCGATATCCGTGCGGGCCCGTCTGCCGACTTCCTTCAGCATCGCACCCTGCTTGCCGATAATAATTCCCTTCTGGGAGTCGCGCTCGACAAAAATAACCGCATTAATATGCACTACGCCATTAGGCTCTACGCGCATATCCTCGATGGCCACCGCAATAGAATGCGGGACCTCTTCACGGGTCATGTGGAGAATTTTCTCACGGATCAGCTCGGCACAGACGAACTGCTCCGGATGGTCGGTAATCTGGTCATCAGGATAATACTGAGGACCTTCCGGCAGATATTTGGCCACCTGATCCAGCAGCGTATTGACATTACTGCCGAGCTTGGCGGAAATCGGTACGATTTCAGCGAACTCATGCAGCTTGTTGTACTGTGCGATCAGCGGAAGCAGCGCCTCCGGTTCGATTTTGTCGATCTTATTAAGCACCAAAATAACAGGGGTCTTAACGCCGCTCAACTGCTCAGCGATAAAGCGGTCACCGCCGCCCAGACCCTCTGAAGCATCCACCAGGAACAGTACCGCTTCCACTTCATGCAGCGTGCTCATCGCCGTCTGGTTCATGTAATCGCCCAGCTTCGACTGTCTTTTATGGATACCCGGTGTGTCCAGGAATACGATCTGCGAATTGTTCGCCGTATACACCCCGTGAATTTTATTTCGTGTGGTCTGCGGCTTGTCCGACATGATGGCGATTTTTTGACCAATCACCTGGTTCATGAGTGTCGATTTGCCTACGTTCGGTCTGCCGATAATGGCGACAAACCCTGATTTGAATTTCATAAGATCTTCCCTTCTGCTGGTGAAAAATTCAAAAACTTTAATATTAAAGATTTTTCGATCCCCCTAAATCCCCCTTAGCCAAGGGGGACCCCAAGGGCCCCGCCCTCTGGACACCCGGAACTGGCGTGAGAGCAGGAATCGGTGCATGGATCGGCCTGGTGGAGCAATGAGCGCTTTCGTTCCCTGCGGGAACACGCTGGACGGCGGCGCCCAAAATGTTAGTAAAGACCATTATGAGCAGCTGAAGGGTTCTGTTAAAATGTAGCTCCAAACTCGCATCAACTATCTTCAGCATTCCCACTTCAAAGCTAACATACTTCCAAACCCCTACATGCAACAAATTGCTATCCGCGATTACTTTAATTGTATTTTGTTATTTCAGATTGAATCTACGACTTTCTCATTTAGCTGTATTTCGTGCAGTTATTTTTGGCAATTTGGGCGACTTCACTAGCAAAATTGCAAATATAACTGCAGAAACTGCAATTAAATTCAGATACTGGCGCAAATTAGGCTAACTTAACTGTACCTTGTGCAATTAAATCGAAAGTACACTCCATTGCGACTACTGAATTCCACCGACTATATAGAGTTGATTTACTCAGGAGCCTGTCCCTGCTCCAGATCAGCCGGGCCAAACGCGCCCGGAAGCAAGTCTCGCACCGTCGTTTCGACGATATCGCCCTTCAGGTTGCCCAGAATAACTTTCATATCGGGACCGCACAGCTCAACCATGACCTGGCGGCAGACGCCGCAGGGCGATACAGGTCCGTCCGTATCAGCAACGACGGCAATCGCTTGGAAGGTGCCGGGTTTGTGGCCGTCTGCAATGGCGCGGAACATTGCCGTACGTTCCCCGCAGTTCGTCGGGCCGTAGGCGGCATTCTCAATATTGCAGCCATGGTGGACATGGCCGTCCTGATCCAGCAGCGCCGCTCCGACACCGAAACGGGAATAAGGTATATATGCATTGGCTCTTGCCTTGATCGCTTCCTGAAGAAGTAGAGCAGATTCCATAGTGGCCCTCCTAAAAGTTTGTTCAGCATATTCTACTTGGATTACTTCGACAAACTGGCTTCGTAAGCATTCACATAGTTTGTTCAGCATATTCTACTTGGTTTACTTCGACAAACTGGCTTCGTAAGCCTTCGCTCAGTTTGTTTTGTTAGACTACTCATCATTTGTCATCAGCAGCAACTACGCTCTATAAGCCGTTCTGATATAGATCTGCCCCTATACACACCGTTGAAATTGAGCTTATCTCCAGGACATTTGCTTCGAAAGAGTATGGCCTAATTAAAGATGACGGAGGGCAAAAAAGCCGGTCCGCCTCTTAGGTCAGCTAAAGTTGTAAACTGATTATGACATAAGTCCGGTGATCCAGTCCATCACAGGATGATAAAAAACATAGATTCCGACGATAACGGCAAAGACCGCCGTAAGCAGCACAGCTCCTGCGGCGGTATCTTTGGCAGTCTTAGCCAGGGGATGAATATCCGGCGACACCAGATCAACCGTCGCTTCAATAGCCGTGTTCAACAGCTCTGTGCTCAGAACGAGCGTAATTGCCAGCAGCAGCAGCATCCAGCTTGAAGGAGGAAGCCGAAAAAAAGCGGCGGCGGCAAGCACAATAACAGCCAGGCCGCAATGCACCTTCATGTTCAGCTCGGATTTGAACGCTGAGGCTATGCCGTGCGCAGCAAATCGAAAAGAATGCCAGAATTTTTTGTGGCCGACCGCCGTATTTTTGACCATTAGCGGGTCAACCCCACCTGAGCCAGTACATGCTCCTGTTTGGACATCATTTCGGCCTCTGAGGCCGCATCCTGATGATCATAGCCCAGCAGATGCAAAAAACCGTGAACGAACAGGAATCCAAGCTCCCGTTCCAGAGAATGCCCATACTCCAGAGCCTGCTCCTGCGCCCGTGTAACAGAGATAATAATATCTCCCAGCGCATTTGGCACATCCCCAAGTTCTTCATTCTCCTCAAACGCATATATAATTTCCGGCTCATCTTCTCCGGTTTCGTTCATCGCAAAGGAAAGCACATCCGTCGGACGGTCAATTCCCCGGTACTCGCGGTTTAGTTCATGAATGCGCTCATTATCGACAAAAGTAAGGTCAACCTCACCTTTCTCAATCCCCTCGGCTTCCCCCGCTTTTTGCAGAATGCTCTCCAGCAATGCGATAAGACCGTCATTAATTTCGAATTCTTCCTGCTCATTGCTCCAATTGATGGCTAAACTCATGTAGTAGCCGCCCCTTCCTCTTTCTTCGGTTTCTTCACTTCCTCAGGATATTCGATCCGCGAGTGAAAAATCCCCATTACCGTTTCTTTGAGCGTCCGCGCGATAATGTCCAATTCCTTGATAGTCAGGTCACATTCGTCGAATTGGTGATCGTCCAGACGGCTCTTAATAATCTTCTCGATCATCGTCTCCACCTGCACAACGGTCGGCTTGCGGAGTGAACGGACAGCAGCCTCCACACTGTCGGCAATCCCGACCACGGCAGCTTCTTTCGACTGTGCCTTAGGTCCGGAATAGCGGAAATCCTCTTCGGTGAAATCAGGCTCAATGCCTTTTTCCTCCGCCAGTTTTAGTGCTTTATGGTAAAAATAATGCAGGAACGTCGTGCCGTGATGCTGTTCCGCAATATCGCGGATCGGTTTAGGCAGCTTATACTCTTTGAGCATTTCCACCCCGTCACGGGCATGAGCGACAATGATCGATTTGCTGAGCGCCGGTTCAATCGAATCATGCGGATTTTCCATATTGTTCTGGTTCTCGATAAAATAAAACGGCCGCTTCGTTTTGCCGATATCATGATAGTAGGAGCCGACGCGGCACAGCAGTCCATCCGCACCGATCGCCTCTGCCGCAGCTTCTGACAGGTTGCCGACCATTACGCTGTGATGATATGTTCCCGGTGTTTCGGTCAGCAGCTTACGGAGCAGCGGATGATTCGGGTTGGACAGCTCGACCAGCTTCAGCGCCGATAAAATGCCGAAGGTAGCCTCGAAGAACGGCATCAGCCCGATCACCAGCACCGCTGTCAGCAGACCGCTGGCAAAAGCAAAACCTACCTCATATAAGGTCTGTGTATCATTCCATTCCCCGCCTCCCAGCAGTTTCAGCATAAATACTGTTACACAGCCGAATAAGGAGACCATAATCCCGCCTTTCAGCAGGGTGGAGCGCTGTCCGGCACGGTGGGTTGCAAAAATGGCTACATACGACACTACCAGCGCAAAGAAGCCGAAGGTAAAGTCAAAAACCGTATTCTGCTGCACATTCAGAATAATGCTTGAGAGCACACTGAACAAAATGGAGCAGAAATACGCCAGTGTCATATCCAGCAGCATGGCAATCAGCATCGCCCCGATGGCAACCGGTGCCAGGAAGCCGACATAGGACCGGACATCGGTCTGCAGGAATGCAGCAAGCCGCATGGTGAAGATGGTTATGATAAAGACGAGCACCAGCATCAGCAGCTGGGAATTATTGTACTTAAAGCCGGCAGTGCCTCCGGAATAGCGGATAAACACCATTAAGCCTGCCGAGAGCATTATCGACAGCAGCAGCAGCCCGAATTGCGGCCAATAGTTAACTTCATTGCTGAGCAGTCCGTTTTCATCCAGCAGCGCGTACAGATCAGGTGTAATCGTATCCCCTTTGGCTACCAGCACATCACCTTGCTCGATAAACACATCCGGCGTGTTCTCACGTGCCTGCACCTTTGCTTCCTTGGTGGCTTCCTCGTCAAAGAACTTGTTAGGCATAATAACCAGCCGTACCAGCTCCTGCGTAACCTCACGGGCTGTACGCTGGCTGAGTGAGCTGACGCTGACCTGCTCCGCCACCTTGGCGCGCACCGTCTGGGCGTCTACGATCTGATCATTCATCAGCTTAATCACAATCTCCCGGGCAACCTGCTTCATTTCGATGATATCCTGGGAGGTCAGACGCGGGATTTTGATATAAGTCTCTTCCGGTATGGTGTAGGCCTGCTCAG of the Paenibacillus pedocola genome contains:
- a CDS encoding YaiI/YqxD family protein codes for the protein MIMEKPSGRKIVVDGDACPVKKEIAAVARSFGVPVLMVSSFDHVLQAEEGVAVVQVDRGADSADLYIANHISAGDIVITQDYGLAALALGKRCRVLSNRGQEYEDSKMDFMLEGRHARAVERRRGHYSKGPKAITAEEKNLFQHKLTKLLTLLQENVQL
- the recO gene encoding DNA repair protein RecO, which translates into the protein MLHRVEGIVIRSMDYGEGNAIITLCTENAGKVGVLVRGAKKVKSRHAALIQLFTVGEFVFFRNNGGLGTLNAGEITQSHHSLRTDLIKAAYASYACELLDRVLHEEETGSFWFRQLSACLNALEEDKEPGVILNVFEMKILQAAGYGPELDHCIACGLDKPDEELRVSPRLGGVLCRSCRHNDPPAMEISLRALKLLRLFAALDLTRLGNVDVKEATRSELKNVMRAFMDMQLGLKLKSQGFLDQLDKYNI
- the dnaG gene encoding DNA primase, with product MASGHGNIPEEVIESVLARHDIAETVGKVVHLTKQGKYLWGLCPFHSEKSPSFTVTPDRGVFHCFGCGMGGNAIKFRMEIEGLSFPEAVRIMAEESDIAIPEGKGGPLSPPDPERDRLIQAYELSAKFYHFLLKNTEYGTAAMNYLRSRNFSDKMIDQFQIGFAPDRWDTLLQFLEKRNFDLAEMEKGGLLSARGEGKGYIDRFRGRVIFPIANRTGKVVAFAGRILGDGQPKYLNSPESRIFNKSRILYNLHQSKASIRKTRQIVLFEGYGDVISAWEAGVHNGVATMGTSLTESHVALLKSLGDEIILSYDGDKAGQAAALKAIPVLEDSGLRVKVAVLPSGLDPDEFISRHGGERFMEQVIDSAVSAIKFKLIYLKKNHILLEEDGKIAYVKEALQIIATLHSSTEREVYLREISSELELSYDSLKQDCNLLRASMQKNMPEGDNNDKRWNNGRHKKGQVQTPTLLPAYHAAERRLLSFMIQDPEAAAYVGERLGEEFNIDDHAAIAAYLYAYYAQGKPPGISRFLSSLQDDRLEKTATAISMMDTPPDWNTQVLDDCIREVKKYPTQRKMEQKREEMIQAEKSGDFLRAAQIASEIITLERQ
- the glyS gene encoding glycine--tRNA ligase subunit beta, whose amino-acid sequence is MSKDILFEIGLEEIPARFIRAAMEQLQDKTGKWLEASRIEHSGVTAYATPRRLAVLVKDAAEKQADISEEVKGPSRKIALDASGEWSKAALGFARSQGVSPDQFTFKELAGVEYIYATKNSDGVETSSLLAEGLTGIVSSMSFPKNMRWGAYDFKFVRPIRWLVALFGQDIINLEITGVQAGNVSRGHRFLGAETVITEPAAYVETMRAQHVLVDVKERETLILDQINKLAAEKEWTIAIKEDLLEEVLFLVETPTVLFGTFDPSFLNIPQEVLITSMREHQRYFPVFDAAGKLLPFFVTVRNGNAESLDVIAKGNEKVLRARLSDAKFFYEEDQKLQISDALAKLETIVYQVELGSVGDKVRRIRAIADKLAAKLELSQSAAAEVSRTADICKFDLVTQMVGEFPELQGTMGEDYARKAGEAENVAKGIFEHYQPRFAGDSVPSTEAGIVVSLADKIDTIVGSFSLGIIPTGSQDPYALRRQAAGIVQIVLEHKLPVSLQEIFAAAVEVHENLRTEKHFAPELRITLYEFFGLRVKRLLSDDNIRYDVVEAVTAAGFDDIVDVVNRSRALTEAVNTQADFKITVDSLTRVSNLAAKAAEGSVIQPSLLKEAAEVKLYETWQGIHAPYQDALASRNAAEALSILSGLKDAVTGFFDSVMVMAEDEQIRTNRLALLSAVDADSRVFADFGKLVW
- the glyQ gene encoding glycine--tRNA ligase subunit alpha, coding for MNFQQMILTLQQFWAEQNCILVQPYDTEKGAGTMNPMTFLRSLGPEPWKVAYVEPSRRPSDGRYGENPNRLYQHHQFQVIIKPSPDNIQELYLESLKALGVDPLLHDIRFVEDNWENPSLGCAGLGWEVWLDGMEITQFTYFQQVGGIETSPVAVEITYGMERLASYIQEKENVFDLEWVDGMTYGDVFHQPEVEHSTYTFEVSDVQMLFTLFNTYEQEARRAMENHLVFPAYDYVLKCSHTFNLLDARGAISVTERTGFITRVRNLARTVAATYLEEREKLGFPLLKKEGAEHV
- the rpoD gene encoding RNA polymerase sigma factor RpoD — its product is MANDQHTELEAEFTLDQVKDQLIEHGKKRSSLNYKDIMEKLSPFDQDPEQMEEFYEQLSDLGIEVVNENDEEGSNPLRQSEDNENSDSDDFSFDDDLSLPPGIKINDPVRMYLKEIGRVPLLSADDEVELAMRIKNGDEEAKRRLAEANLRLVVSIAKRYVGRGMLFLDLIQEGNMGLIKAVEKFDHNKGFKFSTYATWWIRQAITRAIADQARTIRIPVHMVETINKLIRVSRQLLQELGREPSPEEIAAEMELTVEKVREIMKIAQEPVSLETPIGEEDDSHLGDFIEDQEALAPADAAAYELLKEQLEDVLDTLTEREENVLRLRFGLDDGRTRTLEEVGKVFGVTRERIRQIEAKALRKLRHPSRSKRLKDFLE